In Rutidosis leptorrhynchoides isolate AG116_Rl617_1_P2 chromosome 2, CSIRO_AGI_Rlap_v1, whole genome shotgun sequence, one genomic interval encodes:
- the LOC139888424 gene encoding uncharacterized protein, with the protein MTDEQKSVYNTVIEAVDKDEGGAALRSCGDIVINVTSSGIAALLLTGGKTAHSRFAIPINVLEDSFCNIQPDSQLAGLLNEAKLIIWDEAPMMHRHCVEAFERTMRDIIRSENSNKPFGGKVVIFGGDLCHFLPVIPKGSRAETVYASIHSSELWHECKVPKLTKNMRLLQCVADSDVNEISEFAKWILDIGEGKSICPTIEKRMLNFLRMCY; encoded by the exons ATGACTGACGAACAAAAGTCTGTTTACAATACTGTTATCGAAGCTGTTGATAAGGATGAGGGTG GCGCTGCACTTCGATCATGTGGTGATATTGTAATCAATGTCACATCAAGTGGTATAGCAGCATTGCTTCTGACTGGAGGTAAGACTGCACACTCACGCTTTGCAATTCCTATAAATGTTCTTGAAGATTCTTTTTGTAACATCCAACCAGATAGTCAGTTAGCTGGTCTTTTAAATGAAGCAAAGTTAATTATTTGGGATGAAGCCCCTATGATGCATAGACATTGTGTTGAAGCGTTTGAGCGAACAATGCGAGATATTATACGTTCAGAAAACAGCAACAAGCCTTTTGGTGGAAAGGTAGTTATTTTTGGTGGCGACTTATGCCATTTCCTACCGGTTATCCCGAAAGGTAGCCGAGCAGAAACAGTATATGCTTCGATTCACTCGTCTGAATTATGGCATGAATGCAAAGTCCCAAAGCTCACTAAGAATATGCGACTTCTTCAATGCGTTGCCGATTCTGACGTTAATGAGATTTCTGAATTTGCCAAATGGATTTTAGACATTGGTGAGGGGAAATCAATCTGCCCAACGATAGAGAAGCGGATGTTGAATTTCCTGAGGATGTGTTACTGA